Below is a genomic region from Roseovarius arcticus.
GTTCCGCGCACCGTGACGAGGATATTACCATGACCGCTTCGCCCCTTTTGCGACAGGCACGCGCGCTGTTTACGGGGGAGCCGGATCTGGCGGTGTTCTTCGCCTACGATCCCGAGGATATAGAGACCGACGCCGATCTGCTGGCGGGCGTGCTGGCCGCCTGCATACCCGAAGGTTCGGCGCGCGATAGGCTACGCGCCATTGCGGCGCAGGTTTTCGACGACAATCAAGATGCGCGCGCAGCTGCACTGGACGACTTGACGGCGACTGCTGGACGCGACGCCGATCCGGGCGGGCGCGCCGCAACGCTGCATTTCGCGGGTGGCTATCACCTGCTGCTGTCCTACCGATTGACCCATGCGCTGTGGCACACGGGGCGCGGCACGTTGGCGCTGGCACTAAAGAGCCAATTCACCCGCGCGCTCGGGGCCGAGATTTGGCCTCAGGCGCAAATCGGCCGGGGGGTTTGGATTGATCATGGCCTCGGCGTCGTGATTGGGCAGACCGCCGTGATCGAGGATGACGTGAGCCTTTGGCACGGGGTCACTCTGGGCTCCACGCTTGCGGATCTTGGCGACAGCCGCCATCCAATCATCCGGCGCGGGGCGACAATTGGCGCCAATGCTATAATCTTGGGCGGGATTGAGATCGGCGCAGGCGCCGTCATCGGGGCGGGCGCTGTGGTAACTCGCCCCGTGCCGCCCGGCGCACTGGTGACCGGCCCCCGCGCCGAAGAGCGGAGCCGCCGGCCCGGCATGTTCGCCGGCTTTCCCACGCTGGCAATGTTGGAGGGGCGGGAATGACCCTGACACTGGATCATCCATTGGTCTGCGTGCACGATTTGAAGGCGGCATGCGCCACCTACCAATCGCTCGGCTTTGCGATGAAGCCGCCGGGAATGCACCCGTGGGGTACCTCGACCGCGTTGATTATTTTTCAGCGACAGTTGCTGGAGCTGGTGAGCATAGGCGACGCCTCTCTGCTGGATGGCTACGCAGTCGGCAATTTCCGTTTTGGCCGCCATGTTCAGGCGCATCTGGCTCAGCGCGAGGGCGTGCCGTTGACTGCGCTGTGTAGCGATGACGCAGACGGCGACGCCAAACGGCTGATCGAACGGGGCGTGCGCTGCGAGGGGCGTATCGCGTTTGGGCGCGACGTGGTGCTGGCCGATGGCACGCCGGACCGAACGGCGACGACCTTGCAGATATTCACCCGGCCAGAGCTAGACCGATTGGCAATGTTCGCCTGCCAACAGCACCGGCGCGATCTGATAGAGTTTCCTGAATGGATGGACCACCCGAACGGGGCAATGGGCTTTGCTTCGGCAACAATTCTTGCCGCCAAGCGCGATCAATCTGCGGTGCGCGATTGGCTAACGCTATTGCACGGCGGGGACGCGGTGCAAGACACCGATTGGGGTTTTGCCGTAGATACCGGGGGCGGGATGTGGCGCGTTGTCGACCGCGAGAGTGGCGCCG
It encodes:
- a CDS encoding serine O-acetyltransferase, with protein sequence MTASPLLRQARALFTGEPDLAVFFAYDPEDIETDADLLAGVLAACIPEGSARDRLRAIAAQVFDDNQDARAAALDDLTATAGRDADPGGRAATLHFAGGYHLLLSYRLTHALWHTGRGTLALALKSQFTRALGAEIWPQAQIGRGVWIDHGLGVVIGQTAVIEDDVSLWHGVTLGSTLADLGDSRHPIIRRGATIGANAIILGGIEIGAGAVIGAGAVVTRPVPPGALVTGPRAEERSRRPGMFAGFPTLAMLEGRE
- a CDS encoding VOC family protein; this encodes MTLTLDHPLVCVHDLKAACATYQSLGFAMKPPGMHPWGTSTALIIFQRQLLELVSIGDASLLDGYAVGNFRFGRHVQAHLAQREGVPLTALCSDDADGDAKRLIERGVRCEGRIAFGRDVVLADGTPDRTATTLQIFTRPELDRLAMFACQQHRRDLIEFPEWMDHPNGAMGFASATILAAKRDQSAVRDWLTLLHGGDAVQDTDWGFAVDTGGGMWRVVDRESGAALFGPVSKDLAPDGAPSVVSLDIITRDMARVKPYLEAGQFAHRQIGDTYVLTQTGRLGGILLTFRQAG